One Serinicoccus chungangensis genomic window carries:
- a CDS encoding acyl-CoA thioesterase has product MSTSLPDVPEVASTFDITVRWSDLDAYAHVNNVQYLRLFEEARVYAFKAWFGQGRDLIDEGMLVVSQAIDYLLPMSFAYAPARVAVWCGGVGGASFELGYAVAGPVGDDTVYARGRVSLVAYDLREQRPRRLGEAEREALAAVTGPAPVLRGESARGRAAR; this is encoded by the coding sequence ATGAGCACCTCCCTGCCCGACGTCCCCGAGGTCGCCTCGACCTTCGACATCACCGTCCGCTGGTCCGACCTGGACGCCTACGCGCACGTCAACAACGTCCAGTACCTCCGGCTCTTCGAGGAGGCACGCGTCTACGCGTTCAAGGCGTGGTTCGGGCAGGGTCGCGACCTCATCGACGAGGGCATGCTCGTGGTGTCGCAGGCGATCGACTACCTGCTGCCCATGTCCTTCGCGTACGCCCCGGCGCGCGTGGCGGTGTGGTGCGGCGGGGTGGGCGGCGCCTCCTTCGAGCTGGGGTACGCCGTGGCCGGGCCGGTGGGCGACGACACCGTGTATGCCCGTGGCCGGGTCAGCCTCGTGGCCTACGACCTGCGCGAGCAGCGGCCGCGGCGCCTGGGGGAGGCCGAGCGCGAGGCGCTCGCCGCGGTCACCGGCCCGGCGCCGGTGCTCCGCGGGGAGAGCGCGCGCGGCAGGGCGGCGCGGTGA
- a CDS encoding winged helix-turn-helix domain-containing protein has protein sequence MQHDPSPSAFRPDVGATPRGPAPTHQPLRPRGPVATPDPHDGGFEASDAEARALASGVRLRILRLALDEPLTNRELAAALDLNPATVLHHVRTLVDTGFLEALEPRRGRRGAREIPYRATGRSWYARTPVTSKGMLEAFVAEMAQVPADRADVTMTRLGLRLPPAELEEFRTRLGELVEEFHGRARDLSAEPWSLFLALHPDTSALPGTAPEDRAGPEGAGA, from the coding sequence ATGCAGCACGACCCGTCGCCCTCGGCGTTCCGTCCCGACGTGGGTGCCACTCCTCGCGGTCCCGCCCCGACTCACCAGCCCCTGAGACCTCGGGGGCCCGTCGCGACGCCCGACCCGCACGACGGCGGGTTCGAGGCCAGCGACGCCGAGGCGAGGGCGCTGGCCTCGGGGGTGCGGCTGCGCATCCTGCGCCTGGCCCTCGACGAGCCGCTGACCAACCGCGAGCTCGCCGCCGCCCTGGACCTCAACCCGGCGACGGTCCTGCACCACGTGCGCACGCTGGTCGACACCGGCTTCCTCGAGGCGCTGGAGCCCCGCCGCGGCCGCCGCGGTGCCCGCGAGATCCCCTACCGCGCCACCGGCCGCTCCTGGTACGCCCGCACCCCCGTCACCTCCAAGGGCATGCTCGAGGCCTTCGTCGCCGAGATGGCCCAGGTGCCCGCCGACCGCGCCGACGTCACCATGACCCGGCTCGGGCTCCGACTGCCGCCGGCGGAGCTGGAGGAGTTCCGGACCCGGCTCGGCGAGCTGGTCGAGGAGTTCCACGGCCGGGCCCGCGACCTCTCCGCCGAGCCGTGGTCGCTCTTCCTCGCCCTCCACCCGGACACCAGCGCCCTGCCCGGGACGGCGCCCGAGGACCGGGCCGGTCCCGAGGGGGCCGGCGCGTAG
- a CDS encoding MFS transporter, with amino-acid sequence MTTSRPASLWRHHDFRQLWMGDTVSVFGAQFVGFAMPLMAVQILGADAFQMGLLATLESLAFLLIGLPAGAWVDRWRKKTVLVLGDVGRALLLLTLPAAWVLDVLTMAQLYVVAVGVGVITVFFDVANQSYLPELVEGEQISDGNGKLQASQQTAMVVGPAAAAAMVRLLGSPLTIAVTSVCMGLSSLFVSRIRHREQAPDPAARRPLVTEVREGLSFVLSHPLLRRIVACTGLSNLASSGVFALFVLYALTTLDLAETTLGLVLSLGAVGGLLGAVTSGWFGRWVGEGRAIPIAAVLSGLAMLTVPLASVLPAVPTLLVGNLLISWGVVVYNIAQVSFRQRLCPKPLLGRMNASIRFLVWGPMPVGAFVGGVAGQQLGLVPTLWVLASLSVVAALPVLLSPLVRMRELPRELDALADGATPTQAG; translated from the coding sequence GTGACGACCTCGCGACCCGCCAGCCTCTGGCGCCACCACGACTTCCGCCAGCTCTGGATGGGCGACACCGTGTCCGTCTTCGGCGCGCAGTTCGTCGGGTTCGCGATGCCGCTCATGGCCGTGCAGATCCTCGGGGCCGACGCCTTCCAGATGGGGCTGCTGGCGACGCTGGAGTCGCTGGCCTTCCTCCTCATCGGGTTGCCGGCGGGCGCCTGGGTGGACCGCTGGCGGAAGAAGACCGTGCTGGTCCTCGGCGACGTCGGGCGCGCGCTGCTGCTGCTCACCCTGCCGGCCGCCTGGGTGCTCGACGTCCTGACGATGGCCCAGCTCTACGTCGTCGCCGTGGGGGTCGGCGTCATCACCGTCTTCTTCGACGTGGCCAACCAGTCCTACCTGCCCGAGCTCGTCGAGGGTGAGCAGATCTCCGACGGCAACGGCAAGCTGCAGGCCAGCCAGCAGACCGCCATGGTCGTCGGGCCCGCCGCGGCGGCCGCGATGGTGCGACTGCTCGGCTCCCCGCTGACCATCGCGGTCACCAGCGTCTGCATGGGGCTGTCCTCCCTCTTCGTGAGCCGCATCCGGCACCGGGAGCAGGCGCCCGACCCCGCCGCCCGCCGTCCGCTGGTCACGGAGGTCCGGGAGGGGCTGTCCTTCGTGCTGTCCCACCCCCTCCTGCGGCGGATCGTGGCCTGCACCGGGCTGAGCAACCTCGCCTCCTCGGGCGTCTTCGCCCTCTTCGTGCTGTACGCCCTCACCACCCTCGACCTCGCCGAGACGACGCTGGGCCTGGTCCTGTCCCTCGGGGCGGTCGGCGGGCTGCTCGGCGCGGTCACCTCTGGATGGTTCGGCCGGTGGGTGGGCGAGGGCCGCGCCATCCCCATCGCCGCCGTGCTCTCCGGCCTGGCGATGCTCACCGTGCCGCTGGCCTCGGTCCTGCCCGCGGTCCCGACGCTGCTGGTCGGCAACCTCCTCATCTCCTGGGGCGTCGTGGTCTACAACATCGCCCAGGTGAGCTTCCGCCAGCGGCTGTGCCCCAAGCCGCTGCTCGGCCGGATGAACGCCTCCATCCGGTTCCTCGTCTGGGGCCCCATGCCGGTCGGGGCCTTCGTCGGCGGCGTGGCCGGCCAGCAGCTGGGCCTCGTCCCGACCCTCTGGGTGCTGGCCTCGCTCTCCGTGGTCGCCGCCCTCCCGGTCCTGCTGTCCCCGCTGGTGCGGATGCGCGAGCTGCCGCGCGAGCTCGACGCGCTGGCCGACGGTGCGACGCCCACGCAGGCGGGGTGA
- a CDS encoding hemolysin family protein, giving the protein MDAALLTNIVLVLLFVLVGGVFAATEMAIVSLRPSQVDEIARSGPRGARTAALVRDPNTFLSAVQVGVTVAGFFSSAFGGATISPSVSAWLQGLGMPPSVADPVALVAMTLVIAYLSLVLGELTPKRLAMQRSAGFTRVLAPPLGLFATLLRPVIAFLSASTNLMVRLLGGDPGATQEEMAIEELRRTVEDNRDLRPYSREILSDVFRASERILGDVLRPRPDVEFLTADTRVRDVVEEVRRSSHSRYPVVGRGVDDVLGFVHIRDLLTLPEQERAQGRVGDLTREIVALPVTKPVLATLALLRDEQQHLALVVDEHGGTEGIVTIEDLVEEVVGEIYDEYDTERDPEDSLVVAGGRTVVSGSLIVEELEDVLGTPLPHGPYETVAGLVLDRLGRVAEEGDTVEVEDVRLTVLALEGLRITEVEVARAPGADQAD; this is encoded by the coding sequence ATGGACGCCGCCCTCCTGACCAACATCGTGCTGGTCCTGCTCTTCGTCCTCGTCGGCGGCGTCTTCGCCGCGACGGAGATGGCCATCGTGTCGCTGCGTCCCTCGCAGGTCGACGAGATCGCGCGGTCCGGCCCGCGGGGTGCGCGGACCGCCGCCCTGGTGCGCGACCCCAACACCTTCCTCTCCGCGGTCCAGGTCGGCGTGACGGTCGCCGGGTTCTTCTCCTCCGCCTTCGGCGGCGCGACGATCTCGCCGTCGGTGTCCGCGTGGCTGCAGGGCCTCGGTATGCCGCCCTCGGTGGCGGACCCGGTGGCGCTGGTCGCCATGACGCTGGTCATCGCCTACCTGTCGCTGGTCCTCGGCGAGCTCACCCCGAAGCGCCTGGCCATGCAGCGCTCGGCCGGCTTCACCCGGGTGCTCGCGCCCCCGCTGGGCCTCTTCGCGACCCTGCTGCGCCCCGTCATCGCCTTCCTGTCCGCCTCCACTAACCTCATGGTGCGGCTGCTCGGGGGCGACCCGGGCGCCACCCAGGAGGAGATGGCGATCGAGGAGCTGCGGCGCACCGTCGAGGACAACCGCGACCTGCGCCCCTACAGCCGGGAGATCCTCTCCGACGTCTTCCGGGCCAGCGAGCGCATCCTGGGCGACGTGCTGCGGCCCCGCCCCGACGTGGAGTTCCTCACCGCCGACACCCGCGTCCGGGACGTCGTCGAGGAGGTCCGGCGCAGCAGCCACAGCCGCTACCCGGTGGTCGGCCGCGGCGTGGACGACGTGCTCGGCTTCGTGCACATCCGCGACCTGCTCACCCTGCCGGAACAGGAGCGCGCGCAGGGGCGGGTCGGCGACCTGACCCGCGAGATCGTCGCGCTGCCGGTGACCAAGCCGGTGCTCGCGACGCTGGCCCTGCTCCGGGACGAGCAGCAGCACCTCGCCCTGGTGGTCGACGAGCACGGCGGCACCGAGGGGATCGTCACGATCGAGGACCTCGTCGAGGAGGTGGTGGGGGAGATCTACGACGAGTACGACACCGAGCGCGACCCCGAGGACTCGCTGGTCGTGGCCGGTGGCCGCACCGTCGTCTCGGGCAGCCTCATCGTCGAGGAGCTCGAGGACGTCCTGGGCACCCCCCTGCCGCACGGGCCCTACGAGACCGTCGCCGGCCTGGTGCTGGACCGGCTGGGCCGCGTCGCGGAGGAGGGCGACACGGTCGAGGTCGAGGACGTGCGGCTCACGGTGCTCGCGCTGGAGGGGCTGCGGATCACCGAGGTCGAGGTGGCCCGGGCACCGGGCGCGGACCAGGCGGACTGA
- a CDS encoding aspartate/glutamate racemase family protein, with amino-acid sequence MRTIGLLGGMSWESSAEYYRLLNEGVRERLGGLHSARVVLASLDFAEVEALQVAGDWEAAGRLLARHARGLEAAGADLLLLCTNTMHQVADEVQAAVGIPLLHLADATAGAVQRAGLRRVGLLGTAFTMERTFYTGRLADHGLEVRVPDAAGRELVHRVIYDELCRGVVREESREAYRRVVDELVGRGAEGVVLGCTEIELLLRPADVTVPTFPTTRLHVEAALEAALEEPPT; translated from the coding sequence GTGCGCACCATCGGGTTGCTCGGCGGGATGAGCTGGGAGTCCAGCGCGGAGTACTACCGCCTCCTCAACGAGGGGGTCCGCGAGCGGCTCGGCGGGCTGCACTCCGCGCGGGTCGTCCTCGCCTCCCTGGACTTCGCCGAGGTGGAGGCCCTGCAGGTCGCCGGGGACTGGGAGGCGGCCGGGCGGCTGCTCGCCCGGCACGCCCGCGGGCTCGAGGCCGCCGGCGCCGACCTCCTGCTCCTGTGCACCAACACCATGCACCAGGTGGCGGACGAGGTGCAGGCGGCGGTCGGCATACCGCTGCTGCACCTCGCCGACGCGACGGCCGGCGCCGTGCAGCGGGCCGGCCTGCGCCGGGTCGGGCTGCTCGGCACGGCGTTCACCATGGAGCGGACGTTCTACACCGGCCGGCTGGCCGACCACGGCCTCGAGGTCCGCGTGCCCGACGCGGCCGGCCGCGAGCTGGTGCACCGGGTCATCTACGACGAGCTCTGCCGCGGCGTCGTGCGCGAGGAGTCCCGGGAGGCATACCGGCGCGTCGTCGACGAGCTCGTGGGGCGCGGCGCGGAGGGCGTGGTGCTCGGCTGCACCGAGATCGAGCTGCTCCTGCGACCCGCCGACGTCACGGTCCCGACCTTCCCGACCACGCGGCTGCACGTCGAGGCCGCCCTGGAGGCGGCACTGGAGGAGCCGCCCACCTGA
- a CDS encoding glycoside hydrolase family 13 protein, with the protein MTHPPSAHDAPWWRHAVIYQVYPRSFADANGDGVGDLPGITSRLPYLAALGVDAVWISPFYRSPMADAGYDVADYRDVDPVFGTLDDADALLERAHELGIRVIVDLVPNHTSDEHAWFEEALAAAPGSPERERYVFRDGRGDGSEPPNNWKSIFGGIAWTRVTEPDGTPGQWYLHLFDTKQPDLNWRNPEVVEEFHDILRFWLDRGVDGFRVDVAHSLVKDADLPDWEERAVMAGADDERLEQSHLGPMWDQEEVHEVYRGWREVLDSYNPEGDPQRDRILCAEAWLPTQARTMAYVRPDEMHQAFNFHYLQAPWRAADQQRIVETSLEAAEAVGAPTTWVLSNHDVVRHASRLGLPVGQPRPNGIAAGDPQPNAVLGLRRARAATAMMLALPGSAYLYNGEELGLPDHTALPAHVRADPAFHRTQGEETGRDGCRVPLPWVAGEPSYGFGASDDVDTWLPQPLLYGSLSADRQEGVAGSTLELYRTLLRLRREHDLGVGGLEWLTALEGMSLPEGVVAFANARQDGPVVTVLTNFGEEPVVLPQEREVLVASGRLHRDADGRRTLHQDCTVWLG; encoded by the coding sequence GTGACTCACCCCCCTTCCGCGCACGACGCGCCCTGGTGGCGCCACGCCGTCATCTACCAGGTCTACCCCCGCAGCTTCGCCGACGCGAACGGCGACGGGGTGGGCGACCTCCCCGGCATCACCTCCCGGCTGCCCTACCTCGCCGCGCTGGGGGTGGACGCGGTCTGGATCAGCCCCTTCTACCGCTCCCCCATGGCCGATGCGGGGTATGACGTGGCGGACTACCGCGACGTCGACCCGGTCTTCGGGACCCTCGACGACGCCGACGCGCTCCTCGAGCGCGCCCACGAGCTCGGCATCCGGGTCATCGTCGACCTCGTGCCCAACCACACCAGCGACGAGCACGCGTGGTTCGAGGAGGCGCTGGCCGCGGCGCCGGGCAGCCCCGAGCGGGAGCGCTACGTCTTCCGCGACGGCCGCGGCGACGGCAGCGAGCCGCCGAACAACTGGAAGAGCATCTTCGGCGGCATCGCCTGGACCCGGGTGACCGAGCCCGACGGGACCCCGGGGCAGTGGTACCTCCACCTCTTCGACACCAAGCAGCCGGACCTCAACTGGCGCAACCCCGAGGTCGTCGAGGAGTTCCACGACATCCTGCGCTTCTGGCTGGACCGCGGGGTCGACGGCTTCCGGGTCGACGTCGCCCACTCCCTCGTCAAGGACGCCGACCTGCCGGACTGGGAGGAGCGGGCCGTCATGGCCGGCGCGGACGACGAGCGGCTCGAGCAGAGCCACCTCGGCCCGATGTGGGACCAGGAGGAGGTGCACGAGGTCTACCGCGGCTGGCGGGAGGTGCTGGACTCCTACAACCCCGAGGGCGACCCGCAGCGCGACCGCATCCTGTGCGCCGAGGCGTGGCTGCCGACGCAGGCGCGGACCATGGCCTACGTCCGCCCGGACGAGATGCACCAGGCCTTCAACTTCCACTACCTGCAGGCGCCGTGGCGCGCGGCGGACCAGCAGCGGATCGTCGAGACCTCGCTCGAGGCCGCCGAGGCGGTGGGCGCGCCCACGACGTGGGTGCTGTCCAACCACGACGTGGTGCGCCACGCCTCGCGGCTCGGGCTGCCGGTCGGCCAGCCCCGGCCCAACGGCATCGCCGCCGGCGACCCCCAGCCCAACGCCGTCCTCGGGCTGCGGCGGGCGCGGGCGGCGACCGCGATGATGCTGGCGCTACCCGGTTCGGCCTACCTCTACAACGGGGAGGAGCTGGGGCTGCCCGACCACACGGCGCTGCCGGCCCACGTGCGGGCCGACCCGGCCTTCCACCGCACGCAGGGCGAGGAGACCGGCCGCGACGGCTGCCGGGTCCCCCTGCCCTGGGTCGCCGGTGAGCCGTCCTACGGCTTCGGCGCGTCGGACGACGTGGACACCTGGCTGCCCCAGCCGCTGCTCTACGGCTCCCTGTCCGCGGACCGCCAGGAGGGGGTGGCCGGCTCGACGCTGGAGCTCTACCGCACCCTGCTGCGGCTGCGCCGCGAGCACGACCTCGGCGTCGGCGGGCTGGAGTGGCTCACCGCGCTCGAGGGCATGTCGCTGCCCGAGGGCGTCGTCGCCTTCGCCAACGCCCGCCAGGACGGTCCGGTGGTCACGGTGCTGACGAACTTCGGCGAGGAGCCGGTGGTGCTGCCCCAGGAGCGCGAGGTCCTCGTCGCCAGCGGCCGCCTGCACCGTGACGCCGACGGGCGCCGCACGCTGCACCAGGACTGCACCGTCTGGCTGGGCTGA
- a CDS encoding globin — protein MTQPSPDTPTTVYERVGGHQTFVDLVHAFYQGVRQDPPLRDLYPEEDLGPAEVRLRMFLEQYWGGPTTYSDQRGHPRLRMRHHPFRVTPAQRDRWLHHMNAALDTVADRMDALDEQQMRAYMAHAAQAMVNTLEED, from the coding sequence GTGACCCAGCCCTCCCCCGACACCCCCACCACCGTCTACGAGCGCGTCGGCGGGCACCAGACCTTCGTCGACCTCGTCCACGCCTTCTACCAGGGCGTGCGGCAGGACCCGCCGCTGCGCGACCTCTACCCCGAGGAGGACCTCGGCCCGGCCGAGGTGCGCCTGCGGATGTTCCTCGAGCAGTACTGGGGCGGCCCCACGACCTACTCCGACCAGCGCGGCCACCCCCGGCTGCGGATGCGTCACCACCCGTTCCGGGTCACGCCGGCCCAGCGGGACCGCTGGCTGCACCACATGAACGCCGCCCTGGACACGGTGGCCGACCGGATGGACGCGCTGGACGAGCAGCAGATGCGGGCCTACATGGCGCACGCCGCGCAGGCCATGGTCAACACCCTCGAGGAGGACTGA
- a CDS encoding alpha-amylase family glycosyl hydrolase, translating to MPPRSSSHPGMGAVPHDDGVTFRVWAPQARQVAVVGDFCGWDARRRTVLAKDHHRSGTWSVFVPGAGPGTHYRFLVRRGGPYLSRQDPCARQVTGARGASVVLDPRHLDWGDEHFTAPGWDDLVVYEMHVPTFAATGEGPGTFDTAVGRLDHLAWLGVSAVEVMPPFEFASATSWGYNPSQLYAVESSYGGPHAFARFVREAHARGIAVILDVVHNHLGPDGPHLWRFDGAAGRRRYGGAYFYNDRRALTPWGATRPNYDRKAVRNFLRDSAVMWLEDFRVDGLRFDGTNFVRSRWGDVRDPAHHISAGDRYLASLTTDLRSRQPWKLLVAEDMQRDPAVTRAPQEGGLGFHSQWDAGFVHTVRAALEAADDAHRDVRAVAAAVLGDGGAALHERVVYTESHDEVANGRARVPEQITPGHADSWHARTRSALGLVLTLTAPGIPMLFQGQDVLEDGWFTDTRPVDWAKAHHRAGFLHLVRQLVLLRRDASGTTRGLRGGHTSVVRADDGLLAYHRWDRGGPGDDVVVVVNLTTHPRHDVRLGMPRAGRWRVRCNTDAPSFGPGLGAVHAHDTDTEPRPWDDRADSALVTVGPYAALVLSQDD from the coding sequence GTGCCACCCAGATCGTCCTCCCACCCGGGTATGGGTGCGGTGCCCCACGACGACGGCGTCACCTTCCGCGTCTGGGCGCCGCAGGCCCGGCAGGTCGCGGTGGTGGGCGACTTCTGCGGCTGGGACGCGCGACGCCGTACCGTCCTGGCGAAGGACCACCACCGCTCCGGCACGTGGTCGGTCTTCGTCCCGGGCGCGGGGCCGGGCACGCACTACCGCTTCCTCGTGCGCCGCGGCGGCCCCTACCTCTCCCGGCAGGACCCGTGCGCGCGGCAGGTCACCGGCGCGCGCGGAGCCTCCGTCGTCCTCGACCCGCGTCACCTCGACTGGGGCGACGAGCACTTCACGGCTCCGGGGTGGGACGACCTCGTCGTCTACGAGATGCACGTGCCGACCTTCGCCGCCACCGGTGAGGGGCCGGGCACCTTCGACACCGCCGTGGGGCGCCTGGACCACCTGGCCTGGCTCGGGGTGAGCGCCGTCGAGGTGATGCCGCCCTTCGAGTTCGCCTCCGCGACGAGCTGGGGCTACAACCCCTCCCAGCTGTATGCCGTCGAGTCCAGCTACGGCGGGCCGCACGCCTTCGCGCGGTTCGTGCGGGAGGCGCACGCCCGGGGGATCGCGGTGATCCTCGACGTGGTGCACAACCACCTGGGACCGGACGGCCCGCACCTGTGGCGCTTCGACGGCGCGGCCGGCCGGCGTCGCTACGGCGGGGCCTACTTCTACAACGACCGCCGTGCCCTGACCCCGTGGGGGGCGACGAGGCCGAACTACGACCGCAAGGCGGTCCGCAACTTCCTGCGCGACTCCGCCGTCATGTGGCTCGAGGACTTCCGGGTGGACGGCCTGCGCTTCGACGGCACCAACTTCGTGCGCTCGCGGTGGGGCGACGTGCGCGACCCCGCGCACCACATCTCGGCGGGCGACCGCTACCTCGCCTCGCTCACCACCGACCTGCGCTCGCGGCAGCCGTGGAAGCTGCTGGTCGCCGAGGACATGCAGCGCGACCCCGCGGTCACCCGGGCGCCGCAGGAGGGTGGCCTGGGCTTCCACAGCCAGTGGGACGCCGGCTTCGTCCACACCGTGCGGGCCGCGCTGGAGGCCGCGGACGACGCGCACCGGGACGTGCGGGCGGTCGCGGCGGCGGTGCTCGGCGACGGGGGTGCGGCCCTGCACGAGCGGGTCGTCTACACCGAGTCGCACGACGAGGTGGCGAACGGCCGGGCCCGGGTGCCGGAGCAGATCACCCCGGGGCACGCCGACTCCTGGCACGCCCGCACCCGCTCCGCCCTGGGGCTGGTGCTCACGCTCACCGCCCCGGGCATCCCCATGCTCTTCCAGGGCCAGGACGTCCTGGAGGACGGCTGGTTCACCGACACGCGCCCGGTCGACTGGGCGAAGGCGCACCACCGGGCCGGCTTCCTGCACCTGGTCCGGCAGCTGGTCCTGCTGCGCCGCGACGCCTCCGGCACGACGCGGGGGCTCCGGGGCGGGCACACCAGCGTCGTCCGGGCCGACGACGGCCTGCTCGCCTACCACCGCTGGGACCGGGGCGGTCCGGGCGACGACGTCGTGGTCGTCGTCAACCTCACGACCCACCCGCGGCACGACGTGCGCCTGGGTATGCCGCGCGCCGGCCGGTGGCGGGTGCGGTGCAACACCGACGCCCCGTCCTTCGGGCCGGGGCTGGGCGCGGTGCACGCCCACGACACGGACACCGAGCCGCGCCCTTGGGACGACCGGGCGGACAGCGCCCTGGTCACCGTGGGCCCCTACGCCGCTCTGGTGCTGTCGCAGGACGACTGA
- a CDS encoding mechanosensitive ion channel family protein encodes MPNLDVPFDSWGSTVDWLLGAPLRIVLILLFAVVARWAAHRAIKGVVERAATRADDHERSSLERVFDSAAGVRRERRRQRALTMGSLLRSIATFVIATVALLTIMAELGMPLAPLLTSAGIGGVALGFGAQSLVKDFLSGVFMIIEDQYGVGDFIDTGEAVGTVEEVSLRVTRLRDASGVVWFIRNGEIIRIGNKSQGWAMATIDIPVAYDEDPAQVIPMLREVSAQVYADPEWSTKLLEEPTVAGVESVSGGTMTLRIFAKCRPGEQWGVPRVIRERAKERFDTEGVRGPRITPFGDAQA; translated from the coding sequence ATGCCGAATCTCGACGTGCCCTTCGACTCCTGGGGGTCGACCGTGGACTGGTTGCTCGGCGCACCGCTGCGGATCGTCCTCATCCTCCTCTTCGCGGTGGTGGCCCGCTGGGCGGCGCACCGCGCCATCAAGGGGGTGGTCGAGCGCGCCGCGACGCGCGCCGACGACCACGAGCGCTCGTCGCTGGAGCGGGTCTTCGACTCGGCGGCCGGGGTCCGTCGCGAGCGTCGCCGCCAGCGGGCGCTGACGATGGGCTCGCTGCTGCGCAGCATCGCGACCTTCGTCATCGCGACGGTCGCCCTGCTGACGATCATGGCCGAGCTGGGGATGCCGCTCGCGCCCCTGCTGACCAGCGCCGGCATCGGTGGCGTCGCGCTCGGCTTCGGCGCCCAGTCGCTGGTCAAGGACTTCCTGTCCGGCGTCTTCATGATCATCGAGGACCAGTACGGCGTGGGTGACTTCATCGACACCGGCGAGGCGGTCGGGACCGTCGAGGAGGTCAGCCTGCGGGTCACCCGGCTCCGCGACGCGAGCGGCGTCGTGTGGTTCATCCGCAACGGCGAGATCATCCGGATCGGCAACAAGAGCCAGGGCTGGGCGATGGCGACGATCGACATCCCCGTCGCCTACGACGAGGACCCGGCGCAGGTCATCCCCATGCTCCGCGAGGTCTCGGCCCAGGTGTACGCCGACCCCGAGTGGTCCACCAAGCTCCTCGAGGAGCCCACGGTGGCCGGCGTGGAGTCGGTCTCCGGCGGCACGATGACGCTGCGCATCTTCGCCAAGTGCCGGCCCGGTGAGCAGTGGGGCGTGCCCCGCGTCATCCGCGAGCGCGCCAAGGAGCGCTTCGACACCGAGGGCGTCCGCGGCCCGCGCATCACCCCCTTCGGGGACGCCCAGGCCTGA